The window CCCAATGTTTGAAATCTGAACTGATTATGGTATCTATGAAAATTAATGTTTCTTTTCGTTGCAATTCTagcttttctttttcattttttgttccAGTGcacaaattttattgttttacttCTTGGGTAGTCATCATTAGAGGTAGACAAATTAAGCTACTAGTGATGTACTATGAATGCATTATTTGTCTAAGTTTATCAGCTTATGGATATTGACTATCCTCTAAACTTGTTTGTAATGCCTGTCATATAGTTGATACCCTCCGCACAATTATTTCTGCCATGGGTTCAAAATATTGGAAGTTCGACAGTAATTCGTGCCAAGTTGAAATGGTTGGGACAACACGACAGGAACCACTTGGATCTGAGAGCATAGTCGAATGCAAATGCAACTTGGAGAATAGTTCCTATTGTCATATTGTTCGGATGTAGGTACAGGTTCATCTTGTTATTTGGAAGTTTTACTAGATAgtatttgtttcttttattaaattcacCCAGTTTGTTACACTGGACAAGCTCTTTGGATGGAAATTGCACTGTTTGGAAACAAAAAAGATCATTTTGAGAGTGTATTTATTACAGTTGAATCCAAAATCCATTCAAACTACTTAATCTTAAAATGCAACTAAAACCAACCCTGgaagaaaataacaaataatctCAGTTTTTTGTTGGAAATTAGATGTACTTAATTTGTGTAGTTAGAATGTTCCTTTTTTCAATAACAGAATCAACTAAATTATCAGAGATGACATTGCTGTGGTGTTATCTTATGCATTTTGATATACTAGTCCATGATTGATAGATATGTGTTCTTATATAATAAGGTTACACCTACACGCAAATTGTAGATGTTAGCCAATTTACAGTATTTTTAGTCTAACTTTTGTGGGCTCAGTGCAAACAGGAGAAAATGTTGGAGATGGTGAATATCCACCAGATCCGCGTAATGGCAAAGGGCTGGCTAGAGGGTGCCAATATCTTTAGATGGACTAGTTTGCttctatttttctttaaaaaaatatataagttaatggAACTCACCATGAGAACCCCTGGCTTGTTCATTAATAGGCTCAAATGAGAATTTCTAAATTATGTAGGGCTGAATAGTAACTAATAATTCTTTGCTAGATTCtcctttattttttactttataatcTTCTCTTTTGGGTGAACTGCAATCTGCTATCAATTCCAGTTGTGAGCCCTGGCTTTATATGAGGATGCTGTCCTTGTTTCAATTGTAATGAAAcaattttcaaatcaatataAATGCCATTGTTTAAGTGGGAAGAGATGTGATTTATATACATATGGTTCAggatttacaaaaaaaaaattatcttgcCATCTCAGGTTCCCCTTTGCCTAAAGTTACAAAGAAAACAGTATATTGTTACATAGTAGTATCTATTATCTTCAACAACTTTCTTCTGCTACTAAATGCAGTGTTCTAAAGGGTCACAATCTACCTGGTATCCTTCCTCCTGAAATGGCTAATCTTCCATATCTCCAAGAAGTGTAAGGCTTCAAGTACCATTTAATGATTGTTGGTGCTAGTTTCACACATGTTTAGTACATGCCCGACCTTAATTTTCCTGTGTTTTCTCCTGATTCATAGTGACTTTGCGTACAACTACCTTGGTGGTACATTTCCTCCTGAATGGGCTTCCATGAAATTAAAGTCCATGTCAGTTTTCTTTTTCCTTCCTTGCACCAAATATGTAATAAGGTAATTAGACGATCATATATGAAACCATTGTGCAGCTCTGTTCTAGCAAACCGTCTGTCAGGGAAAATTCCAAAGCACCTGGGAAATATTTCTACTCTCACATATCTGTAAGTGTTCAATTTTGTTGAAGAAGCCAACTTAGAAAATGACTACTGTGGTGTCCTCTTGATCTTCATGCATTCTAAGAGATGTTGAAGCAAATCTGATATCTACTTTGTAACTAATCAGGAATCTTGAAGCTAACCAGTTTTCAGGCAGTGTTCCCACAGAGTTTGGGAGTCTACATAGCTTGAAAAATTTGTGAGAGTATTACTTTGTTACTGTTGACTCATGGGCATTacccaaataaaatatttcacgATGCACGGATATTTAACTTGTTTGGCATTCTTGTACTTTGGAACTTCAGGCTGCTTTCTTCAAATCGACTAAGTGGAGAGCTGCCAACTTCTTTTGCCAAGCTGATAAATTTAACTGATTTGTAAGACTCCATTtcacttatttttttgtttgttggtTAACTTCACTGATACAAACTTTTCATTATCACTTGTGTATTGCAGTAGAATAAATGACAACAACTTCAGTGGGAAAATTCCTAATTTTATACTAAATTGGAAACAGCTCATGAGACTGTAAGATCCTTCTGCCTTTTGTGGTATTTCAAGAAGTAACGaaatttcatttctcatttgaGGAGGTCTGTCACGTGTATGGTTAGAGATAGTTTATATGCTCGTTAGTAGGTTTAGTTAGTTGGTTAGAATAGTAGTATAAGACAATGTAGTCAATAGATAATGGAATAATATGAAAAGAACAGTTTGGTCACGTCTCTCTTGTCCACCTAATCTCCTGAAGTATCTCATCTCAATTCTTGAGTCAATTACACTCTTATCCTCATCTCTTTCATTCGAAACCCTAACAAGGTCCTTCAACTTTAATTTCCTTAATGAAGTGAAATCATGGGAAGCGGATTGGAAGGACCCATACCAATTGACATATCCCAGCTGACTATGTTAACTGATTTGTGAGTTCCAGATATTATTTTGTTGATTATCTTGTTTCTCTCAAGTCTGTCCTTTTATATATGTTTCTCATAGAACAAGGGTGTCTATGTCATTTGCCTAATCAGGAGGATAGCTAACGTCCAAGGGAAAGCTCAAGCATTCCCAGATCTAAGCAACACCACCGGTCTAAATAGTTTGTATGTTGTAGTGGTTATAGAACTAAATGTTTCTGTACAACTCCTCATGTTACTTTCTTTAACTTATTACTTGGATGTAGGGTTCTACGGAATTgtaacctttcggaagagataCCACAATATATTTGGAAATTCAACGAACTCTACACATTGTAAGGCTTTCAAACTCAATGAGAAGTGTTATATATGTTAGCTTTGTGGTTGATCCGTTGACTAATTTGCTAAATAACTTTCCAAAAATAAATGGCCAGGGTCTCAAACAGGATATAATTAAAGTCAGTTGTCATATTTTATTGTACATTTGacataaaaaatttatgtaCAAGTGTATGAAGATCATCCTATGTGAGAGGAATGATTGTTCTCTTTATCACAGTTTTCTTGTGCGAATAAAGCTTTATGAGGTTCGTCCTTAGGTCTTTTGGGAGAACTATGGAAGGGAATTAACAGAGGAAACcatgaaacaatatataatcAGTAGAATCCAGACTAGATCTTGATTCACTCATAATAAAAGTGAAAAAGATGTGGTGGGATTAAATCAAGCTCGAGCCAATAGCACTTATAAAGGCAGTCAGGGTTGAACATGATAATcttgtttaaaattgataactaatgattttgaggagCAAATTAGAAAATTCAGCTATTTGATTGGCTCTGTTCGTCAACACCCCCTGTTCCTTGCAATAACGAAGCAGTGTTACACATTCAGTTAATGAAGAAGGAAAAAATTAGTATGATTATGAGTTTGAAACATGACTAATATTGATGGTTTCTACTCCATGTTGATAGTAGAACTTGGAGTCAGTGAGATTGTTGTGACAAGTTTgctctttttaatttttctttttaaccgACTAATGGATGACTTGTAGTCAATGAGATTGTCGTGATTGCTTCTTAGTAATTATTTCTTCCCCTTCTCATCATgtttaaaaaaagttgaaaatgaTAGCCCCTTTCCAACAGCCTTTCTCCTGGAGGGGCTAAAAGTGTAGTACTTTTTATAACAAGTCTAGTTTTTTAATGGTTATATTTGATGCTTGGAGTCTATGAACTCATTTCTGCTATTGAACTAATTTTCTTAATACTTTGTACAGGGATGTCAGTTTCAACAAATTAGTAGGCAAAATTCCGAGTGTTTTACGTGCCAAGTATCTCAAACTTGTGTGAGTATGAAAGTAAACTTTATTACTTTTAATCTCTTGCCCTTTCACAAATATAGAATTCCCCTCCATCCACGCATTTGCTTCTAAAAAATGACAAAGTGAATTGATTTACAATCATAATGTCCGTCGTACATCATGTTAAGTGTTTGATGTTACGTGACATAGGTTCCTAACTGGCAACATGCTGAGTGGAGAAATATCTGGCTCAATGTTGAAGGATGGAATGAGTATGTATGTTCCTCTCACTCAATATTTCTGGAACGTCCTAATATCTGACTTGTACGCTATCTAGCTTTTACACACATTCCAATTAGTCTAGTAGTAGGATTGACAGACTGATAATTCTCTGCTGGAGATTGAAATACTACAACTTAAAATGCCTATTGATCTTGTCAATATCATGTGTTACCTTTTCAAAGTTCAGAGGCTTGTGTGTCCTTTTATTCCTAATTAAACATATGATATCTCTTTTGGATCTTTTTTCTAAGCAGAGTATGAGTGGTTTGTGGAGGAGTCccttttgaaataataatatgttgtgTTCCAAGGAATAGGATCTCTTCAATTCCATAATACTATACAGATTCAAGAACATTAATTAGATGTCATGCTTAAGTTTCTAGTCACCCTCCAACTATCAATAATTACACAAGCCGGTTTTTCAGATTTCCTGTTTCCTTTATATTCCTAAGTTCCACACATACACTATTGTTATTAAAGAACCAGCTAATGTGGGAATTCCTTGCAGAGATTTATCCTATAACAACTTCTCGTTGCAAAACCCTGAAGACCCTGCTTGTCGGAAAAACTTGTTAGAACACCTCTCAAGGCTTTTAACTAAACaacatcaaattatttaatatttagcattATTCCTTTTTCTGTTTTGCTAggaatttaaacataaatctgtACAGAAGCTCTTCTATGGAAAATGCTCTGTAAGTCAAACTGGAAAGcaaattattttcttctttctccGTATATTGATGAAGTTCTCATCAGCTTTAATGTATTTTTGACAGACAAAGTACTCTTCCATGTACAAAAAATTTTAAGTGCCCGAAATGTGAGTATTGAATCACATTATCTATTTCAAGTAGTTTTGAGATTCTCTACTGTCGTGATAGTGTGTAAAAGAGCTTTAACTTGTTTTCTTCTGCAGATGAATGTTCATTTCATGTTAATTGTGGTGGAGATGATTTAGTTGTCAAGGAAAATTCTAGGAAGGTTTCCTATGAAGGAGATGCAGTTGTTGAAGGTGGTACAGCAAAATATTTCACAAGCTCGAGAAGTTATTGGGGCCTCAGTAGCACTGGAGACTTCATGGATGATAATGATGTTCAAAACACACGTTATGTAAAAGCTGTAAAATCGACAAATTTATCTGAATTATATTCTACAGCACGCTTAAGCCCCATTGCTCTCACTTACTTTGGCTATTGCTTAGAAAATGGGGGATACACTGTTAGTCTGCACTTTGCAGAAATATTTTTCACAAACGACAACACATCCAGCAGCCTTGGGAAGCGGatgtttgatatttatattCAGGTAATGAGTTATGTTTGAATCTCAATGAATAACTTAAGATTTTTCAATATGTTAACAGTATTCCACCGTGTCTTTTCTCAGGATACACAAGttaaaaagaattttaataTCGAAGATGAGGCAGGTGGAGCTCTGAAGCCATTGATCATACATTTCAATGCCACTGTTAAAGATAACACTTTGCAGATACGCTTTTCTTGGGCTGGAAAAGGAACTACTAGAATTCCTAATAGAGGAGTTTATGGCCCTTTAATATCAGCTATCTCTGTGGTTCCTAGTAAGTATCTCACTTTTCCGGAAATACATGTTCTAGAGTAAAATTGCTTGATTAAAATTGTGATAACTGTAGCCTATAATATTCTGTGCtcttaggtcttgtttgatgtatAAACCACCCCATCAACTGTCAACTCTTCAATCTAACGATTCAAATCATACCACTTTCTTTTTCCCAAGTCTTtttaaaaggaagatcaaacagGATTATTTCTCGTACTGATATTCATGTCTTGGAATTTGGTTGTCGAGCAGATTTTAAGACATGCTCAGACAGAAAGAAGGGAGTTCATATCTACATTATCATTGGCAGTGTGACAATCTTCTTTATTCTGTTTTTACTCTCTATCCTTTTCTGGAAATATTACTTGAAGGGTGGAAAAAGGTGTAGAAATGGTGAGAAGCTTTACTACTGATTTCTTTTTGCCTGAAATGAGCTAGAAATCTGAATGATCCCGTCTTTCTTCTTTTGACAGGCATGGAAGGTATACACGCTCAAATAAGTACATTTACCCTTAAACAAATTAGAGCAGCTACCAATAACTTTGAAT is drawn from Impatiens glandulifera chromosome 3, dImpGla2.1, whole genome shotgun sequence and contains these coding sequences:
- the LOC124929341 gene encoding probable LRR receptor-like serine/threonine-protein kinase RFK1 isoform X1 yields the protein MLPRKKAVLFLIFALSCCCWLQRFAQSKLPQEQVDTLRTIISAMGSKYWKFDSNSCQVEMVGTTRQEPLGSESIVECKCNLENSSYCHIVRIVLKGHNLPGILPPEMANLPYLQEVDFAYNYLGGTFPPEWASMKLKSISVLANRLSGKIPKHLGNISTLTYLNLEANQFSGSVPTEFGSLHSLKNLLLSSNRLSGELPTSFAKLINLTDFRINDNNFSGKIPNFILNWKQLMRLEIMGSGLEGPIPIDISQLTMLTDLRIANVQGKAQAFPDLSNTTGLNSLVLRNCNLSEEIPQYIWKFNELYTLDVSFNKLVGKIPSVLRAKYLKLVFLTGNMLSGEISGSMLKDGMSIDLSYNNFSLQNPEDPACRKNLNLNINLYRSSSMENALQSTLPCTKNFKCPKYECSFHVNCGGDDLVVKENSRKVSYEGDAVVEGGTAKYFTSSRSYWGLSSTGDFMDDNDVQNTRYVKAVKSTNLSELYSTARLSPIALTYFGYCLENGGYTVSLHFAEIFFTNDNTSSSLGKRMFDIYIQDTQVKKNFNIEDEAGGALKPLIIHFNATVKDNTLQIRFSWAGKGTTRIPNRGVYGPLISAISVVPNFKTCSDRKKGVHIYIIIGSVTIFFILFLLSILFWKYYLKGGKRCRNGMEGIHAQISTFTLKQIRAATNNFELENKIGEGGFGPVYKGQLPDGTAVAVKQLSSVSRQGNREFLNEIGLISCLQHPNLVKLHGCCIEGDQLLLVYEFMENNSLARVLFGDGAVLDWPMRLNICIGIAKGLAFLHDESRLKIVHRDIKATNILLDRNLNPKISDFGLARLEEEDKTHVSTQVAGTRGYMAPEYALWGHLSYKADVYSYGVVLLEIVHGKSNNSFMASDNTFLCLIEWAIHVIQNGNIVDLIDEKLGSEVNKEEVERVIKVAILCTNGSPSSRPTMSEVTSMLEGQMDIPDINQEQHSYTDDLRFSAIRDIRRFSESQNMNSKTIMRSEVSDSCENITEIAEDISIRSH
- the LOC124929341 gene encoding probable LRR receptor-like serine/threonine-protein kinase RFK1 isoform X2; amino-acid sequence: MLPRKKAVLFLIFALSCCCWLQRFAQSKLPQEQVDTLRTIISAMGSKYWKFDSNSCQVEMVGTTRQEPLGSESIVECKCNLENSSYCHIVRIVLKGHNLPGILPPEMANLPYLQEVDFAYNYLGGTFPPEWASMKLKSISVLANRLSGKIPKHLGNISTLTYLNLEANQFSGSVPTEFGSLHSLKNLLLSSNRLSGELPTSFAKLINLTDFRINDNNFSGKIPNFILNWKQLMRLEIMGSGLEGPIPIDISQLTMLTDLRIANVQGKAQAFPDLSNTTGLNSLVLRNCNLSEEIPQYIWKFNELYTLDVSFNKLVGKIPSVLRAKYLKLVFLTGNMLSGEISGSMLKDGMSMNLNINLYRSSSMENALQSTLPCTKNFKCPKYECSFHVNCGGDDLVVKENSRKVSYEGDAVVEGGTAKYFTSSRSYWGLSSTGDFMDDNDVQNTRYVKAVKSTNLSELYSTARLSPIALTYFGYCLENGGYTVSLHFAEIFFTNDNTSSSLGKRMFDIYIQDTQVKKNFNIEDEAGGALKPLIIHFNATVKDNTLQIRFSWAGKGTTRIPNRGVYGPLISAISVVPNFKTCSDRKKGVHIYIIIGSVTIFFILFLLSILFWKYYLKGGKRCRNGMEGIHAQISTFTLKQIRAATNNFELENKIGEGGFGPVYKGQLPDGTAVAVKQLSSVSRQGNREFLNEIGLISCLQHPNLVKLHGCCIEGDQLLLVYEFMENNSLARVLFGDGAVLDWPMRLNICIGIAKGLAFLHDESRLKIVHRDIKATNILLDRNLNPKISDFGLARLEEEDKTHVSTQVAGTRGYMAPEYALWGHLSYKADVYSYGVVLLEIVHGKSNNSFMASDNTFLCLIEWAIHVIQNGNIVDLIDEKLGSEVNKEEVERVIKVAILCTNGSPSSRPTMSEVTSMLEGQMDIPDINQEQHSYTDDLRFSAIRDIRRFSESQNMNSKTIMRSEVSDSCENITEIAEDISIRSH
- the LOC124929341 gene encoding probable LRR receptor-like serine/threonine-protein kinase RFK1 isoform X3, producing the protein MANLPYLQEVDFAYNYLGGTFPPEWASMKLKSISVLANRLSGKIPKHLGNISTLTYLNLEANQFSGSVPTEFGSLHSLKNLLLSSNRLSGELPTSFAKLINLTDFRINDNNFSGKIPNFILNWKQLMRLEIMGSGLEGPIPIDISQLTMLTDLRIANVQGKAQAFPDLSNTTGLNSLVLRNCNLSEEIPQYIWKFNELYTLDVSFNKLVGKIPSVLRAKYLKLVFLTGNMLSGEISGSMLKDGMSIDLSYNNFSLQNPEDPACRKNLNLNINLYRSSSMENALQSTLPCTKNFKCPKYECSFHVNCGGDDLVVKENSRKVSYEGDAVVEGGTAKYFTSSRSYWGLSSTGDFMDDNDVQNTRYVKAVKSTNLSELYSTARLSPIALTYFGYCLENGGYTVSLHFAEIFFTNDNTSSSLGKRMFDIYIQDTQVKKNFNIEDEAGGALKPLIIHFNATVKDNTLQIRFSWAGKGTTRIPNRGVYGPLISAISVVPNFKTCSDRKKGVHIYIIIGSVTIFFILFLLSILFWKYYLKGGKRCRNGMEGIHAQISTFTLKQIRAATNNFELENKIGEGGFGPVYKGQLPDGTAVAVKQLSSVSRQGNREFLNEIGLISCLQHPNLVKLHGCCIEGDQLLLVYEFMENNSLARVLFGDGAVLDWPMRLNICIGIAKGLAFLHDESRLKIVHRDIKATNILLDRNLNPKISDFGLARLEEEDKTHVSTQVAGTRGYMAPEYALWGHLSYKADVYSYGVVLLEIVHGKSNNSFMASDNTFLCLIEWAIHVIQNGNIVDLIDEKLGSEVNKEEVERVIKVAILCTNGSPSSRPTMSEVTSMLEGQMDIPDINQEQHSYTDDLRFSAIRDIRRFSESQNMNSKTIMRSEVSDSCENITEIAEDISIRSH
- the LOC124929341 gene encoding probable LRR receptor-like serine/threonine-protein kinase RFK1 isoform X4, with amino-acid sequence MKLKSISVLANRLSGKIPKHLGNISTLTYLNLEANQFSGSVPTEFGSLHSLKNLLLSSNRLSGELPTSFAKLINLTDFRINDNNFSGKIPNFILNWKQLMRLEIMGSGLEGPIPIDISQLTMLTDLRIANVQGKAQAFPDLSNTTGLNSLVLRNCNLSEEIPQYIWKFNELYTLDVSFNKLVGKIPSVLRAKYLKLVFLTGNMLSGEISGSMLKDGMSIDLSYNNFSLQNPEDPACRKNLNLNINLYRSSSMENALQSTLPCTKNFKCPKYECSFHVNCGGDDLVVKENSRKVSYEGDAVVEGGTAKYFTSSRSYWGLSSTGDFMDDNDVQNTRYVKAVKSTNLSELYSTARLSPIALTYFGYCLENGGYTVSLHFAEIFFTNDNTSSSLGKRMFDIYIQDTQVKKNFNIEDEAGGALKPLIIHFNATVKDNTLQIRFSWAGKGTTRIPNRGVYGPLISAISVVPNFKTCSDRKKGVHIYIIIGSVTIFFILFLLSILFWKYYLKGGKRCRNGMEGIHAQISTFTLKQIRAATNNFELENKIGEGGFGPVYKGQLPDGTAVAVKQLSSVSRQGNREFLNEIGLISCLQHPNLVKLHGCCIEGDQLLLVYEFMENNSLARVLFGDGAVLDWPMRLNICIGIAKGLAFLHDESRLKIVHRDIKATNILLDRNLNPKISDFGLARLEEEDKTHVSTQVAGTRGYMAPEYALWGHLSYKADVYSYGVVLLEIVHGKSNNSFMASDNTFLCLIEWAIHVIQNGNIVDLIDEKLGSEVNKEEVERVIKVAILCTNGSPSSRPTMSEVTSMLEGQMDIPDINQEQHSYTDDLRFSAIRDIRRFSESQNMNSKTIMRSEVSDSCENITEIAEDISIRSH